Part of the Lolium rigidum isolate FL_2022 chromosome 6, APGP_CSIRO_Lrig_0.1, whole genome shotgun sequence genome, GTTAGTTATGTTGTTTATTGCATTTGTCAAACACACATACTAGATTTTCTGTACATAAATACTCTTCATGCTCTTTTGTTGATTAATTTATTTCACATATTTTGCTCTATTGAGCTACTTTGTAATATTCTTAATCAAAATCTTGTCCAATTTTGTGGGTATGATCTTCAAAGCTTCCATAATTTACTGCATTTATGTCCTTGCATTGTGTAAGGATTAGGTCCCTTATTAGGAACTTGATGAATTAAGAAGTATATGTATTTCACCTCTTTTCTTTGTATAATAACTGTATTTTGTCTGTATATTTTCTCTCTGATGAACTATTGATTGAATTCTAGTGAATGTGTGACTCAGGTTGTGACATCTCTTGGGAGCATATGCTTTGAATGGTTGTGCTGAATTCAGAAGTGTTGTCTGCTTACATGGATGTCTTGCATATTCTGGCTACCTCTGAACTGGAATTCAGTTTTGCTCTCAGTTTTCGCtgttatgagataaatcaagatagATTAGTGTTTTCTATGAAATCTTTCGGTAGACATGTACTTTGTATGACTGCTTTGCAGTTTTCTGTCTATGGAGTTGTCTTTTAAAATTGTTGTGTTCTGTCTCATGATATCATGTATGGTGCGATAATTGTATGGAACTTTGCTTGGTAAACCGCGGAGTCTTCATATGTGTGAGTGATATCTGATTTTGGATGTCGGCTGGGTTGCTTTATGTGCTTGTGTTTTCGATCAGGTCTGAACTGTAAAGTTGCGCCTGTTCAGTTTCCTCATGAAGTTTTCGTGGTTGTTCGTTGTTCTCTAGTCTGAACTGATGTTTATCACTCAAGAATCTGTGCTGAGAGTAGGCTACGTTGTTATTTGTCGCACAAGAATTTGTGTTCGTGTAATAGTACACAGTGAGGTATGTCACAAGTTTAGTGGTTGACTCACAGTTTTGTGTCTGATAGTTTGTCGGCGCAGAAATTTTATTCTTACGTGCTGTTTGTAGCACAAGAACAGTGTTGATATTTACTCTGATTCCTCTAGTGAGACAGCTGGTGATGTTCTATTTGGTTGTTGCTTGGTTGATTTTAAGTGATTTTAGCCTTACTATTGGAATAGAGTATATCAGCTTAGACAGGCTGTGTATAGATGAATTAACGTGTTCATCAAGCTGCAAGAAGATCCTACTAGTGTACATTAGAGCCATGTCTTAAAGAAGCAAGTAAAATTACATTCCATGTGTCAGGTAGCCCTGGTAGGCACCAGTGGCTGCAATCAGCGTATGTGATTGGCTGTTGTCGTTGCTCCGTTGATAGAGGCTTCCCATCCCTGTTGGTAGTGTACACTGACGGATGTGCATCAATTCGGAGCTCAGAGAGATGGGTGATGTTGAGATATGTAGCAGGCGTCTTCATGCTTTGTATGTTCCTCTCTACGATGGAAATCAGGCCTTTTGGGAACCATGGAATGATTGTTTCATTTATGATGGGAGTTGTCTGATTGTAGCACCAATTAGCACTGTATTGTGGGCACATTTGTATGTTAGTTAGGTTGGCCGTAATGCATAATATTGATTGTGCTGCAAGAAATGTACCTTTTGTGTTCAGGTGAGATACTTCTGAAGAAGACCTTGGTTCTGGTTGGGTCTATGTTGTGATCGACCCATTTGGCCCATGTTCTCAGTGCTCTGTTGAACGCCTCCTCTCCTTCCATCTCGACATGCACACCATTTCTTTCTAGATGGTCCCACCTGTAGTCTAATAATCAGCTCTCCACTGAAAGAATTTAACACATGATGAAATAACCATGGAGACTTACGCCCTAAGCTTGCCAGTGTGTGTCCACCAGTGGCCAGTATTGAAGATGATGACATCTGCGCCGACAACTTGTTTAAGCATGGTTGGGAGCTGGTCAAGCTTGAGTGCCTTGGTCTGATCTTGCTTGGTTTCAAGCTTCACGAGGAATGGGCTCCAAAAGAATTCCACCGAGCAATTGTAATCCTGTATTTATTTTCAATTATATTGTAAGGAGCTCAGAGATAATACTTCTCAACATAGTGGCAAATAACAAACTTAAGTATAATATAGAATGTTGAATAATGGGTTGTTTGTTTCCACTCCTTTTGCGTCAGCCATTGTAATCAATGCAATCCGTGTCTCGTGAAACAATTTGTAAAGTGACGTGCTCCTGCACAGTTTTGATAGTCCGATAGTACAAAGAACATAATTACATTTGCACGCGAGGACCTAAGTGCCATGGGGTATTATTTTTGAGAGCTAAATGCTACATGGAGTATTATTTTTAACAGCTAAATGCTATATGGAGTAAGTTATAAGGAATGTGACAATCATGAACCTGCTAAATGCTACATGGAGTATTGTTTTTAACAGCTAAATGCTACGTGGAGTAAGTTATAAGGAATGTGACAATCATGAACCTGCACGCTCTAATTCCGAACATTGCATATCTAGATTTTCGTGGCCAGTGCCAAAATGGGTTGACCCATTATCAACGTTGTTGCTAAGGAAAAGTAGATCAATGTCCGCAATTGAGTGTGTTTCCGTAACGGGTAGATCAGCACTGTCTAAACGGAGACGAATGACAGTAATAACGATAGACTTAAGAGGCTCTTCGAGATGACAGACTTAAGTGATTAAAGGACAAAAAGACGTACCATGGCGCGGAAGATCCTGTACTCGGAGCTGACATCCTCGATGCGCGTCCGCGACCGGTCGGGCAGCGCCGTGTAGATGATGCAGGCGAGCGACTCCCACATGTTGCGGTTGAGCGAGTCGCCGACGAAGACGAGTCGCCTGTTCCGCAACTGCTCCAGCACCTCCGCGCCGCGGAACCTCGCGCTGCCGCACCCCCTCGGCTGCCACCGCCACTGCTCGTAGCCGGCGTCCGGGCGGCCGTTCCTCCGGCACGTCACCTGGTCGCTGAGGAACGGGCACTCCGCCGCCTGGTAGAGCGGGTAGGCAGCCGGGTCGTGCACCCAGCTCCCGTCGAGCAGGTCGCACTCCCTCCCCTCTCCGTCGCCGTCCTCCCACGCCGGTGCAGGCGCCGGCGCACTGCCGAGTGCCATCTCCTCATCGTCCACCTCCTCGCGGCCAAGGTCGCCGTAGCCCGCGTCGGGTGCCGGCGCTTCCACGTCGTGATCATGGTAAGCTgctgcagcaacagcagcagcgacATGAGGAGGAGCAGGTGGTGGCGCGGTGCGGGCAAGCCGCTGCTGCTGCGCCCTGGAGAAGTGCTCCCATAGCCGCGGCGTCGGGAAGAAGGGGCGGGagccgaggaggaggcccgccaagAAGAGACAGaggcagaggagggagcagagAGCCCCTCTCTGCGCCGAGGACGCCGTGATGGAATCCATTACGTACCTTCTCTGCGCGCGCTAGTTACTGGAGCGCGTTCACGAGCTGGCTATGGCGAAAAAGTCACGGTACTTACTATAGGACACAGGTCAATGAAGCACCATGGTCAGCACCACGGACGAAGCGAGGAAGGCGTGGTTGTGGGTTTTTGGTTGGGTCAGCGTTGTCTTGGTGAGAAGGGGTTGGGGTTTTGGTCTGGCGCCGTTGATGCTGCTGTGTTTATGCGAGCTTCCTCGGTGACCTATCTACTCGACTTTTCTGGTGCTTTCTCTCTTGTCACTCCATGTAATCATGTCTGTGGCAGGCGGGAGGGTCGATGTGTACGAGAGAAGGTAATTAACCCAGCTAGTGATCCTGAGTGGAGAGGGGAGTGAGTGTGCCCATTGCTTGAAGGATCGGTAATGTACTTCCGTGCGTGTGTTCCTGTCCGGTATGTTTGATTACCAAGGGTAGCTCGAGCGGGCAGCATCATGCCGCCTTTGCAGGTTAGCCTAGTGGATATAATGAGGCCCTCGCAAACAGCCATCATTCCGGCCTCTCGACGCTTTCATGTCTGAATGTACAACCAGGGATTTGCTGCAGAGAAAGACATTCCATCTGGAAGACTATCATCAATCTgttgagcagcagaatgctgtgTTGACTGGAAAACAGCAGGCGGGTGCTGTAGATCATGACACGGATACCATGGGTGGAAATAAGAATCTGAAAACCGTATCTGATATGGAGCTTATTTATTCAGAAAGGGTGCAGAAGTTGATACAACAAGAACAGACGGGAAGTTTTATCAGAAAATGCAAGAATATGAAGAGATATTAAATGAGGAGAGCATGTGAACTAACAAAGTTCCACATGATAATTCCTGTGAGGGGATGGGATCATATAGTGGTGTTATGCAGTCACAAAACAATGAAATACGGTAAAATGATCAAGATCTGGATGAGGAGCCTGACAAACTTACAATTGTCGCTCTGTCCTGGACACCACAACTTCGGCTCAGGCGAACTGGCGATTTTCAAGcgacctcgcgccgccgccgtttcCTTCCCCGCCCTGACCTCCCGCCGACGCTGGTACTCGCCGGTGCATCCGGCGGAGGAGCATGTCCATCCCGAAGTGGACGGCGGGCTTTCCATCGTTCGCCGAGGAGGTaaggatgggagaggagagggcgcGGAAGGAGAAGGAAGCGCTGATGGCGGAGGAGAGAAAGCAAGCGTTGCTGCAGCGGAAGTTGTTGATCCTCCAGATCAGCCTCGCGTCCGAGAGGGCGATCGAGCAGATGGCGAAGGGATGGCGACCGCAGATCTCAGGGCAGGGGCTCGAGGAGCAGGTGGATGCGGCGTTGGCGATGATCAAGTTAAAGGATCCCGAATACCCGAAGCGGCTAATGGCGGAGCAGGGGCTGGAGGATCTGGAAAATTGGACGCCGTGAAGGCCTCGCCTCGGGGCTCGCTGCTGAGCCCTTCTCCATTGCTGCTTGGCGGTGATGGGGTGCAGACTGAGGGCCCTGCTGGTCCTCGAAGCTCTGCGGAATTTCAGCGGCGGATGGAGAGGATTCGTCGGGGAAATCCGTCCCCGACGAGGAGCTTCTCGCCAGAGAGGTTGGGGGAAACTAGGAGAAGTCCCCAGAGGCGGGCCCCACCGCGCAGCCACTCCTTGTTGGAAGCCATGGGTGGCCGTCGATTGGATCCTCCTGATCGAAATTGGGCCGTTGGTGGCTTCTCAGGGTCGGCGGATTTCAGGAATACGTCTTCAACTTTGGATATAATGGTGGTTGCTCCGCCCGTCTCGGACAACAAACGCCTGGTCGGATCTAGGGCTCCGCCTGGTTCTCAGACTCTTGTCTGGATCAGGAGGGAGTTGGTCCAGGCGAGATCCTTCACTCCTGCCGATTGCTACCCCGCTAGATCTGGTTTTCTACCCAAGCCAATAGTGATCAAGTACTCAGATCTGTGGGGAGCTGAAGAAGGGAGGAAATCGTTCGTGGAGGTCATCAAGATGGCGGGAGGGGGTCGAGGTGCGGGAAGATTTGGTGGTGCTGGGGGTGGCCGTGGCCctggtggtggccgtgctccTCCAGCGGCAGCTGCGACAACATCGGCGGCAACCTCCCTTGGCGTCGCTCCTGATCCAGTTATTGTCAAGAACGAGTTTCCCCAACCCATGATGCAGCATATGGGGACGGCTGGTCAAGGTATGTTCCCGATGATGCAACCCAATATGTGGAACATGCCGATGAGTCAATAGTCGCAGTTCTTCGACAACCAGCAAATTCCCCCCTGGTTTCAACCCCATGATGATGCTGCCTCAGGGGATCACTCCCAGCCTTCCCCAACCTAATAGCCAGGGTAGCAGCGCTACTCTGATCCCTTCACAGCAACATCAGGTCTCTGGTGGTagtaagaacaagaagaagaatcaAAAAGAGACTGCTTCTGATGGATCAAAGAATAGTGGTGATAGGACTAGGATTAATATGCAGTTGACAATGGCTAGTGGGCCTGGACCTATCCTGGACCCCAAATTCAAGAATGTGACTTGTTACAACTGTGGAGAGCTTGGTCATTATGTAGGCCTCTGCACCAGGATCAAAAGATGTTTCATTTGCAGCAAAACTAGGCACCACATGGATAATTGCCTTATGCATGTGGTACTCTCTTCTACCTACTGCCCAATACTGGGGGAGTGCAAACCCTGGACTGGGGTTCTTTCATGTGGAGGTGGAAGGGCCAGAAGCAGTTCAATGGTTGAACATGGATAATGTAGGTGTGGTGGTGGTCAAGGAGGGAGAAATTTCTGCTGAAGAGCTTGAGAAATGTTTCAATGATATGTGAAAAGTGAATTGGTTCTGGCAGATCAGACAGCTTGATCCTAAGAGGTTCTTAGTGAGGTTTCCTCCTAGCAAGAGAGTCAAGGAGTTAGTGGAGTACCCCTCCATTAATCTCAAGAAGGATGGAGTGGTGATTTACTTTGTAAACTGGGAGGGTGAAGCAGAACCTTTTGAGGAGTTCCAGGAGGTTTGGGTCAAGATAATTGGCATCCCTGCTAAGTGGCTGACTTGGAAGACAATTTGCCAAGTCTCCACTACTCTACGTGTCCTTGTCAACATTGACTGGCAAGGCATCTTCAGGAGTTTCTACAAGGAAGTCAGAGTCAAGGTGGCTGTAAGGGACAAATCCAAAATCCCATCCAACAAGCTCTTTGAAATGGAGCAATGTTTCTTCCTGATTGATTTTCTTGTGGAGAATGAAGGAGAAGCTATTGATgtagatgaggatgatgatgaagaccctgGTCAAAGCAATGAAGAGGACAAGCTTGATGATGACACTGAAATTAGGGATGACTTCAAGGCTTTGGATAATAGCAAATCTGGTGGGAGCAATAGCAAGATGGAGACAGATCCTTCCATCCCTCCTGGTGGAAGAAGTGTTTCTAGATCTGCTGCTCAACAGAGCCTGGAGACATGTCTGCAAGACAAGATGTTTGGCAAGGAGCCACATATCCTGCTGATAATGCTCTAGTGTTAAGGAATGCTGAGGAGAACATTGAGAAGAATCTTCTTCAACATTTTGATGCTGAGAGTGATGAAGATGTTGAGGGTGTTAAACAGATGAATGATGAAATGGTGTCCAACAATCCTGATCCTACCATGCCTTCCATGGTATGGAAGGAGAAGAAGCAGTGGGGCCCTATGCAAGCTACAAGAATGAGCTCTACAATTCCAAGGGATGACAAGACTGTTATTGAGAAAGCCCAAGATCTTAAGAAGGCAAAAAATCTGGAGATCCCTAAAGGTAATAAGATCTATGGCTTCTCCAATTCTTTTGCAGCCCTTGATAATCCAATTTTACTTGATAAAGCAAAAAATGTTGGCCTTAGCATGGGACATAAAAATCTGAATGCTGATTCTGTTATTGATAAAATTAAAGAGGTTGAAACAAaaagtgaaaggacga contains:
- the LOC124663505 gene encoding protein trichome birefringence-like 28 — translated: MDSITASSAQRGALCSLLCLCLFLAGLLLGSRPFFPTPRLWEHFSRAQQQRLARTAPPPAPPHVAAAVAAAAYHDHDVEAPAPDAGYGDLGREEVDDEEMALGSAPAPAPAWEDGDGEGRECDLLDGSWVHDPAAYPLYQAAECPFLSDQVTCRRNGRPDAGYEQWRWQPRGCGSARFRGAEVLEQLRNRRLVFVGDSLNRNMWESLACIIYTALPDRSRTRIEDVSSEYRIFRAMDYNCSVEFFWSPFLVKLETKQDQTKALKLDQLPTMLKQVVGADVIIFNTGHWWTHTGKLRAWDHLERNGVHVEMEGEEAFNRALRTWAKWVDHNIDPTRTKVFFRSISPEHKSANWCYNQTTPIINETIIPWFPKGLISIVERNIQSMKTPATYLNITHLSELRIDAHPSVYTTNRDGKPLSTEQRQQPITYADCSHWCLPGLPDTWNVILLASLRHGSNVH